The Ipomoea triloba cultivar NCNSP0323 chromosome 14, ASM357664v1 region GTGTATAATTAAGAAGCACTTCATCACTTGGACAGTTTAGTTCGATGTGCTTCATGAAAAGATTCATGTTAACCCACTAATGAACATAATTGAAACATTACAGCCATCAAAGGTAGAAGTGTAAAACAGTGGACAGGTTTAGTAGTAGTTTGGTTAATAATTGATCTTCTACTGCAGCTTGTAGCACAATAATTCCAAGGGAATCAGTTTGTTTCTTAGCCACATAATGATCCAATGAATCATTACACCTCAAGAAATGTAATCCATTATTACCCTCAAGAAATGTAATCCACGTAATGATCATCTTTTTgataaagtcattttgcatgtaatcagctatcagctgctaatttaccaaacatctttctacgaTCAGCTAagactatcaactaatcaatcCCACTAACCTAATCAACTAACATCTATTTACAAAACACGcccataaataaaattttaaaatactcatgtactaagtaaaattttaattgagtttaatagttttgttcAATCTAACGGTTAAAACAACttttttgaagcaataaaaAGTTAAAGAGTAAGACTAAAACAACTACCAAAGAACAATTgaaagactaaaaatgcaatttttcccTTACTGAATTCTAACCTAAcaatgcatttcttaatatttccAATTAACTTTAAACCACAAAATTGCCAGTATAGACATCATAATTCAACAAATACAAAACAATGGATAATAAACTAGCTAAATTTGAGTTAACGGGTAAAGAATAAAGATTAAGAACACAAACAAAAGCCCTTCCATTATCCCAACAGACTAGAGCAAGCATAGAATGGCAAAAGCATTAGAATTACGTACCGCGGAAGAATCATTCGACCCTGATTCTGGCAAATTTTCAGGAGTATCTTCCACTAAACAAGACACTGTCGGCCTCCGAAACAGCTTCTTTTTTGCCTCCCATTTTTGGTAAGAAATCCCTATCCTGTAACGCAGAGCTAAACAGTCACATACACATCGATTCATACAAATTAATTCTTGTGTAGTCTCGAGAATGGAGTGTATAAGGATAAATGCAGGCATAAATGTTGGGGGGTGGGGGCTAACCTCGTGGATTTGAGGGGTTTAGAATTGTTATTGGGTCTGAAGAAGTGATGGCATGGAAGGGAGGAAATGGTTAAATGGGTTTTGAAATTGGTTGATTCGGAGGATTTGAGAGGCTTGGGATTATGAAAGGAGCTGATTCTGCTTCCCCAAACGCTTGCAGCCATGGCGATTGAGTGTTGCAGAGACGACGTGTAGCAGAGAACTGGAAAAAATACATAGCAAATTACAtccaaataaattttgatttagcTACCCAAATgtttttgttcaaaaaaaaaaaaaaaaaaaagctacccAAATGTTCGGATCccaataaattttgaataatataatgtataatgaGTTGGTTCACTAAATGTTAAATtacctttaaaaatattaaattattagaaatattactatcaacatatactacattctaatataccaataatatttaaaaaattaatttttaaatttttaatcatGTTCCAGTTTTAATCTTATCATAAAGAATAATTAGAAAGTACTCCGTACATTTTTTTGGtaaacaataaattttttatttgtctataatttaaagattaaaaatgCATTGTGACATGATTAAAATTGCAATGTGATAGCAATTTTGCGAATTATGTCCATAATAAACAATATAACAGTTGATTTAGTCTATTTAAAAGAATTGATgatgaatttaatttaaattttataaaaaaaattacttgaaaTATTGATAGTGAATGTTGTTGAAATCGGTGTTGTACTTCTCCTTATTTACTAGTTCTCCCATTCTTCTAAAGTATAGCTCTATTTACCATCTCATAATCACACAAATCCGTTAGCAAGACGTGTGTAGACCAAGTAGAGCTAATTGATCTAGAGAAGAAACAacaatgaaaagaaagaaatccTCACAGTAAAATTAGTACAAGTAGAAATCACACATTAAGATTTGTTTCAATTCAGCCATCTTTTCAATTCGGGACGTTTTGTACGTATATAACTTTTTCTGGATTTACAAGATCAAAAGTATTTGCTACACATCAAGAAGTATAATTTATGGAGTTGAATTTGAGAAACTCATAACTCTTTCCCATTATATTGCTACCTTGCTTGAGCATAGGCAGAAATGCAGAATCCCCTTTGCTTCTTGCTCATTCCAATCTCCAAAGatcattgctttttttttttcctactttgTTCTTTACTTTTTCCCAGTCCCAGATCTAATTCTTTCCACTTTATCCTGTTCAGTGAAATTTCTCTGTCCATTATATACCACATTTTCCACTCACCCTCACAGATCAGCACTACCAAATCTCCACCCATCTCTCACTGTCACATGTGGCAAAACTTGATTGGTTCTGAGATTTCATAACTGTTcttcaattttgttttcttcaagGTTTCACTACTGTGAGTTTCCCCAGCCCCGCCATGGATTCTGCAACACTATCACCCTTGTCTACAATCAAGATTGTGAACACCCTTTTACTCCCTCCCCTGCAGAAATCTGCAACCTTATCACCCCCAA contains the following coding sequences:
- the LOC116004832 gene encoding uncharacterized protein LOC116004832 — translated: MLKQVLCYTSSLQHSIAMAASVWGSRISSFHNPKPLKSSESTNFKTHLTISSLPCHHFFRPNNNSKPLKSTRIGISYQKWEAKKKLFRRPTVSCLVEDTPENLPESGSNDSSAEVAFDLKLPRRSLLATFTCNACGVRSQRLINRLAYERGLVYVQCSGCSKYHKLVDNLGLVVEYNLGDEIGEDS